The genomic DNA CTGGAAACGCATAGACCCAAGGAAGCGACGCGCAATGCGGACCTACGTATCCGCAAATTTATTACAATTCGAAATGAGCCGTATAAGCGACGAAGCTTCTGGTGGGGCGTGACCGCCGGGCACGCCGCAAGCCCCGTGAGCGCCAAGGCGAAACAGACGCCATCATCGGTCCTGGAAGAGCGGCGGGCCGAGGCCGTACCACCCTACCTCGCGAAACCGAAGCTCCGTTCCACACGACGCCCAGCTAGAGACGGCGCAAGCGCCGTCTCACTTCTTTTTGCGGGCGTCGTCTATCTAAGCGCGTTCGCGCTTGCCGAAATACGGACAACGGCTCCAGTTGGGCCCATAGTCCGTGCGGACCTTGCATCGGTGGGTTGAATCGCAACCCTCGATCGTGCAAGGGGTTTTGAGACCGGTACGGTCATCTTCGTAGAACGCAGCCGAAAGTCTCACGCAACTTTCGATCACACTGCATTGGCGACTGATTCTAGTCTGCTTTATCATCTTTGTTTTGGTTGAAAAAATCTCCGTACCACTTTCGTGAATACGGAGATAAAAATTCATCACAAGGGAAGGTAGCTGACACCCATCAGGTATTTATCAACCGCTCGAGCGGCACCCCTTCCTTCGTTGATGGCCCATACGATGAGACTCTGTCCGCGGCGGGCGTCGCCGGCGGCGAAGACCCCATCCACGCTGGTGGCGTACTTGCCGTACTCCGCCTTCACATTGGAGCGAGGATCGGTCTCCACGCCGAGCTGCTCGATCACCGGTTTCTCCGGACCGAGGAAGCCCATAGCCAGCAGAGCGAGATCCGCTTCGACGATCTTCTCCGAACCCGGAACTTCAGCCGGGATGAACTGGCCTTCGGGATTCTTCTTCCACTCGACGTTCACGGTGCGCAAGGCCTTGAGCTTGCCCTGGTCGTCACCGATAAATTCCTTGGTCATGACCAGGTACTGGCGAGGATCTTCGCCTTGCTTGGCGATGGCTTCCTCCTGTCCGTAGTCCACCTTGAGCACGCGCGGATACTGCGGCCATGGGTTGCCCGGAGCTCGGTCTCCGCTTGGCTGAGGCATGATTTCCAGCTGGATCACGCTTTCGCATTCGTGACGCAGCGATGTACCCACACAGTCAGTACCGGTGTCGCCGCCGCCGATGACCACGACCTTCTTGCCCTTGGCGGAGATGTAGTTTCCGTCCGCATGTTTGCTGTCGAGCAGGCTCTTGGTGTTGGCTCCGAGAAACTCCATGGCGTAGTGCACGCCTTCGAGCTCGCGGCCGGGGATCTCCAAATTGCGCGGCTTGGTAGCGCCGGTGCAGATGACCACCGCATCGTAGTCGTCCTTCAGGCGAGAGGCGGTGATGTCCTTTCCGATCTCCACATTGCAGCGGAACTCGATGCCGGAGTCCTCCATCAGCTTGATGCGACGCAGCACCACTTCCTTCTGCAGCTTCATGTTCGGGATGCCGTACATGAGCAGTCCACCCGGACGATCGGCGCGCTCGTAGACCACCACCTCGTGACCGGCTGTATTCATCTGGTCAGCACAGGCCAAGCCTGCCGGGCCCGAGCCCACCACCGCCACCTTCTTTCCGGTGCGTTTGGCAGGAGGCGTCGGAGTGACCCAGCCTTCGGCGAAACCGCGATCGATGATGGAGACTTCGTGGTGCTTGATGGTGACCGGCTTCTGGTTGATGCCGAGCACGCAAGAGCCTTCGCAAGGGGCCGGACAAACGCGTCCCGTGAATTCCGGGAAGTTGTTGGTCTTGAGCAAGCGACCCAAAGCGTCCTTCCAACGTCCCTTGTACACCAAGTGGTTCCACTCGGGGATGAGGTTGTTGACGGGACAGCCGGCGATGCCGGTGAAGTTGGCCGAATCGCCTGCGTGGCAGAACGGCACGCCGCAGTCCATGCAGCGAGAGGCCTGAGCCTTGATCTCGCTCTC from Pelagicoccus sp. SDUM812003 includes the following:
- a CDS encoding glutamate synthase subunit beta produces the protein MGKPTGFLEVDRDNAKDRDPILRLGDWNEVHEEMPESEIKAQASRCMDCGVPFCHAGDSANFTGIAGCPVNNLIPEWNHLVYKGRWKDALGRLLKTNNFPEFTGRVCPAPCEGSCVLGINQKPVTIKHHEVSIIDRGFAEGWVTPTPPAKRTGKKVAVVGSGPAGLACADQMNTAGHEVVVYERADRPGGLLMYGIPNMKLQKEVVLRRIKLMEDSGIEFRCNVEIGKDITASRLKDDYDAVVICTGATKPRNLEIPGRELEGVHYAMEFLGANTKSLLDSKHADGNYISAKGKKVVVIGGGDTGTDCVGTSLRHECESVIQLEIMPQPSGDRAPGNPWPQYPRVLKVDYGQEEAIAKQGEDPRQYLVMTKEFIGDDQGKLKALRTVNVEWKKNPEGQFIPAEVPGSEKIVEADLALLAMGFLGPEKPVIEQLGVETDPRSNVKAEYGKYATSVDGVFAAGDARRGQSLIVWAINEGRGAARAVDKYLMGVSYLPL